Proteins encoded in a region of the Hirundo rustica isolate bHirRus1 chromosome 10, bHirRus1.pri.v3, whole genome shotgun sequence genome:
- the SNORC gene encoding protein SNORC isoform X2 yields MLFLRKAMPYHRVLRLVLLTLCSILVPAVLAEYPQDPVPTLWNEPPELPSGAGPLDAATGTARLSDATAFPPYTSEQEPEDTTHLHRLDAGDGSLGPGAIGAIVIASLLGTSVLVALVVITLRKFSAS; encoded by the exons ATGCTCTTCCTGAGGAAAGCCATGCCCTACCACAGAGTCCTTCGCCTGGTCCTGCTAACGCTGTGCAGCATCctggtccctgctgtgctggcag AGTACCCGCAGGACCCGGTCCCCACCCTCTGGAACGAGCCGCCCGAGCTGCCCTCCGGAGCCGGTCCCTTGGACGCTGCCACCGGCACCGCCCGGCTGTCGGACGCCACTGCCTTCCCCCCGTACACCTCGGAGCAGGAGCCCGAGGACACCACGCACCTGCACCGGCTGGACGCCGGGGACG gcTCACTGGGGCCCGGAGCTATTGGTGCCATTGTCATCGCCTCCCTCCTGGGTACGTCTGTGCTTGTGGCCTTGGTCGTCATCACACTGAGAAAGTTCTCAGCCTCCTGA
- the SNORC gene encoding protein SNORC isoform X1: MLFLRKAMPYHRVLRLVLLTLCSILVPAVLAAEYPQDPVPTLWNEPPELPSGAGPLDAATGTARLSDATAFPPYTSEQEPEDTTHLHRLDAGDGSLGPGAIGAIVIASLLGTSVLVALVVITLRKFSAS; encoded by the exons ATGCTCTTCCTGAGGAAAGCCATGCCCTACCACAGAGTCCTTCGCCTGGTCCTGCTAACGCTGTGCAGCATCctggtccctgctgtgctggcag CAGAGTACCCGCAGGACCCGGTCCCCACCCTCTGGAACGAGCCGCCCGAGCTGCCCTCCGGAGCCGGTCCCTTGGACGCTGCCACCGGCACCGCCCGGCTGTCGGACGCCACTGCCTTCCCCCCGTACACCTCGGAGCAGGAGCCCGAGGACACCACGCACCTGCACCGGCTGGACGCCGGGGACG gcTCACTGGGGCCCGGAGCTATTGGTGCCATTGTCATCGCCTCCCTCCTGGGTACGTCTGTGCTTGTGGCCTTGGTCGTCATCACACTGAGAAAGTTCTCAGCCTCCTGA